In one Enterobacteriaceae endosymbiont of Donacia sparganii genomic region, the following are encoded:
- the hisG gene encoding ATP phosphoribosyltransferase: MLDNNRLRIAIQKSGRLSNESSKLLKNCGLKINLQQQRLIAFTENMPIDILRVRDDDIPGLIMEGVVDLGIIGKNVLEEEVLTRLSRGDNANYLTLRKLDFGICRLSIAIPINKNYTGLQSLQNTCIATSYPNLLKKYLDKHHIIFKSCMLNGSVELAPRVGLSDAICDLVSTGATLEANGIKEVEIIYASQACLIQRYDKISNFKQKLINKLLTRIKGVIQARESKYIMLHIPNKKLKQVMSLLSYVKNPTILPLMGETKKIAIHMVCSETLFWEKMEKLKLLGASSILVLPIEKIME; encoded by the coding sequence ATGCTAGATAATAATCGTTTACGTATTGCAATACAAAAATCTGGTCGTTTAAGTAATGAATCTAGTAAACTTTTAAAAAATTGTGGTCTTAAAATTAATTTACAACAACAACGATTAATTGCTTTTACAGAAAATATGCCTATTGATATTCTGAGAGTACGTGATGATGATATTCCTGGATTAATTATGGAAGGTGTAGTTGATTTAGGTATTATTGGGAAAAATGTTTTGGAAGAAGAAGTTTTAACTAGACTCTCAAGAGGAGATAATGCAAATTATCTAACATTACGTAAATTAGATTTTGGTATATGTAGATTATCTATAGCAATTCCTATTAATAAAAATTATACAGGATTACAATCTTTACAAAATACTTGTATAGCAACTTCTTATCCTAATTTATTAAAAAAGTATCTCGATAAACATCATATTATATTTAAATCATGTATGTTAAATGGTTCAGTAGAATTAGCTCCTAGAGTAGGTTTATCAGATGCTATTTGTGATTTAGTTTCAACAGGAGCAACATTAGAAGCTAATGGTATTAAAGAAGTAGAAATTATATATGCTTCTCAAGCGTGTTTAATACAACGTTATGATAAAATATCAAATTTTAAACAAAAATTAATAAATAAATTATTAACTAGAATAAAAGGAGTTATTCAAGCTAGAGAATCTAAATATATAATGTTACATATTCCAAATAAAAAATTAAAACAAGTAATGTCATTATTATCTTATGTTAAAAATCCTACTATTTTACCATTAATGGGAGAAACTAAAAAAATAGCCATACATATGGTATGTAGTGAAACACTATTTTGGGAAAAAATGGAAAAATTAAAATTATTAGGAGCAAGTTCTATTTTAGTTTTACCTATTGAAAAAATAATGGAGTAA